Proteins co-encoded in one Ponticoccus alexandrii genomic window:
- the arsH gene encoding arsenical resistance protein ArsH, with translation MPETPNLDDTLLHQPDADTLFPATRCTHPPRILMLYGSLRERSFSRLAAEEAARILERLGAEVRSFDPRDLPLPDSVEADHPKVAELRDLVQWCEGMVWSSPERHGAMTGIMKAQIDWIPLSLGSVRPTQGKTLAVMQVSGGSQSFNTVNQLRILGRWMRLLTIPNQSSVAKAWNEFEEDGRMKPSPYYDRIVDVMEELVKFTLLTRDIREHLVDRYSERKESHAELSARVNLKTV, from the coding sequence TTGCCTGAAACGCCGAACCTGGACGACACGCTGCTACACCAGCCAGACGCGGACACGCTCTTCCCTGCTACCCGCTGCACCCACCCACCGCGCATCCTGATGCTCTATGGATCGCTGCGCGAGCGCAGCTTCTCGCGTCTTGCAGCCGAAGAGGCGGCGCGCATTCTCGAACGCCTCGGGGCTGAGGTGCGGTCCTTCGATCCCCGTGATCTGCCGCTGCCTGACAGTGTCGAAGCCGATCACCCCAAGGTGGCCGAGCTGCGCGATCTGGTGCAGTGGTGCGAAGGCATGGTCTGGTCCTCGCCCGAACGCCACGGGGCCATGACCGGCATCATGAAAGCGCAGATCGACTGGATACCGCTCTCGCTCGGTTCCGTGCGCCCGACGCAGGGCAAGACGCTGGCGGTGATGCAGGTCTCTGGTGGATCGCAGAGCTTCAATACGGTCAACCAGCTGCGCATTCTCGGGCGCTGGATGCGCTTGCTGACCATCCCGAACCAGTCCTCGGTTGCCAAGGCGTGGAATGAATTCGAGGAAGACGGGCGGATGAAACCCTCGCCCTATTACGACCGCATCGTCGACGTGATGGAGGAGCTGGTGAAGTTCACCCTGCTGACGCGCGACATCCGCGAACATCTGGTCGACCGCTATTCCGAACGGAAGGAAAGCCATGCCGAACTTTCGGCGCGGGTGAACCTCAAGACGGTCTAA
- the arsC gene encoding arsenate reductase (glutaredoxin) (This arsenate reductase requires both glutathione and glutaredoxin to convert arsenate to arsenite, after which the efflux transporter formed by ArsA and ArsB can extrude the arsenite from the cell, providing resistance.), with translation MSIVIHHNPDCGTSRNVLAIVRATGEEPVVIEYLKEGWTRPQLLALFAAAELTPRSALRETKSPAEALGLLEPGVSDDTLLSAMVEHPILVNRPIVCTPKGVRLCRPSETVLDLLDRLPPGPLFKEDGEMILNEEGERLA, from the coding sequence ATGAGCATCGTCATCCATCACAATCCGGATTGCGGGACCTCCCGCAACGTCCTGGCTATCGTTCGAGCGACCGGCGAGGAACCGGTCGTCATCGAATACCTGAAGGAAGGCTGGACACGCCCGCAACTCCTGGCGCTGTTTGCGGCAGCGGAGCTGACCCCACGCAGCGCCCTGCGGGAAACGAAATCTCCCGCAGAGGCGCTTGGGCTTTTGGAACCGGGTGTTTCTGATGACACGCTCCTGAGTGCGATGGTCGAACACCCGATCCTGGTGAACCGGCCCATTGTTTGCACGCCCAAGGGGGTGCGCCTGTGCCGCCCCTCTGAAACCGTTCTCGACCTTCTGGACCGGCTGCCGCCCGGACCGCTGTTCAAGGAGGACGGAGAAATGATCCTGAACGAAGAAGGAGAACGGCTTGCCTGA
- the arsB gene encoding ACR3 family arsenite efflux transporter, protein MSIFERYLTVWVGLAMIAGVLIGQGAPWLVQAIAATEVASVNLVVAVLIWAMVYPMMVGVDFGAVAGVARQPKGLLVTLAVNWLIKPFTMAFLAVLFFDHVFAPLISPEDAAQYTAGLILLGAAPCTAMVFVWSQLTKGDATYTLVQVSVNDLVMVVAFAPIVAFLLGVTDLSVPWETLVLATVLYVVLPLGAGLITRRKLGSKAAIDAFSARVKPWSMVGLIATVAILFGLQGETILAKPTVILLIAVPIIIQSYGIFALAYGAAFALKVPHRIAAPCALIGTSNFFELAVAVAISLFGLNSGAALATVVGVLVEVPVMLSLVAFANRTRARFPEPAA, encoded by the coding sequence ATGAGTATTTTCGAACGCTACCTGACCGTCTGGGTCGGGCTCGCGATGATTGCCGGTGTCCTGATCGGCCAAGGCGCACCCTGGCTTGTACAGGCCATTGCGGCGACCGAGGTCGCGAGCGTGAACCTTGTCGTGGCCGTGCTGATCTGGGCCATGGTCTACCCGATGATGGTGGGCGTGGATTTCGGCGCGGTCGCCGGTGTCGCGCGCCAGCCCAAGGGGCTTCTGGTTACGCTGGCCGTCAACTGGCTGATCAAGCCTTTCACCATGGCGTTTTTGGCCGTGTTGTTCTTTGACCATGTCTTCGCGCCGCTGATTTCTCCCGAAGATGCTGCTCAATATACGGCAGGGCTGATCCTGCTCGGGGCCGCACCCTGCACGGCAATGGTCTTCGTCTGGTCGCAATTGACCAAGGGCGATGCCACCTACACGCTGGTGCAGGTCTCGGTGAATGATCTGGTCATGGTGGTGGCCTTCGCGCCGATTGTGGCCTTCCTTCTGGGCGTGACGGACCTCTCTGTGCCGTGGGAAACGCTTGTGCTGGCCACGGTGCTCTATGTCGTCCTGCCGCTTGGAGCCGGTCTGATCACCCGTCGCAAGCTGGGCTCCAAGGCGGCGATTGATGCGTTTTCGGCGCGTGTAAAGCCGTGGTCCATGGTCGGGCTGATTGCAACCGTCGCAATCCTCTTCGGCCTTCAGGGCGAAACGATCCTCGCCAAGCCGACGGTGATTCTGCTGATCGCGGTGCCGATCATCATCCAGAGCTACGGCATCTTCGCCCTGGCCTATGGCGCAGCCTTCGCCCTCAAGGTGCCGCATCGGATCGCCGCGCCCTGCGCCCTGATCGGAACATCGAACTTCTTCGAACTGGCGGTAGCGGTTGCCATTTCGCTCTTCGGTCTGAATTCCGGCGCAGCGCTGGCCACGGTGGTAGGCGTGCTGGTTGAGGTGCCAGTGATGTTGTCGCTCGTGGCCTTTGCCAATCGCACCCGCGCACGCTTCCCCGAGCCTGCGGCATGA
- a CDS encoding MFS transporter: MTLSRAKVVSSLGIVQIFAWGSSYYLLAPLAGAIAEDTGWGHALISAGVSVALLMSGLAAPKVGRWIGQSGGRTTLCLGMALMVAGLFLLSMAHAPWVYLLAWSILGCGMAAGLYDAAFSVLGAAYGRDARSAITQLTLWGGFASTVCWPLSAWLVESIGWRTTCLVYAGIHIFGTLPLCWWALPHVSAAHSARMHKPVRPSEVGLRRADIRFLCIVIAGVTLTLLATIWSIHMVTILTAGGYTTAAAIAVGTLIGPSQVGARVIEMMGGGRHHPIWTMIAATALVFVGFMGLQMGFPAAAALVAYGAGNGLWSIARGALPLALYGPDQYAALMGRLARPMLLAGAAAPTLGALLIDKVGSETTMVLLAATAVLPFAMALLIHVDLMRERRSAEFP, from the coding sequence ATGACGCTGTCGCGCGCAAAAGTCGTGTCATCGCTCGGGATTGTCCAGATCTTCGCCTGGGGCAGCAGCTATTACCTGCTGGCACCGCTGGCCGGTGCGATTGCAGAAGATACCGGATGGGGTCATGCCCTGATTTCCGCCGGTGTATCGGTTGCCTTGCTCATGTCAGGCTTGGCGGCACCGAAAGTCGGCCGCTGGATCGGCCAGAGTGGCGGCAGAACAACCCTCTGCCTTGGCATGGCCCTCATGGTCGCTGGTCTGTTCCTTCTCAGCATGGCGCACGCCCCATGGGTCTATCTGCTCGCCTGGAGCATCCTCGGCTGCGGGATGGCTGCCGGGCTATATGACGCCGCCTTTTCGGTCTTAGGGGCCGCCTATGGACGTGATGCGCGATCCGCGATCACGCAACTGACCCTCTGGGGCGGCTTTGCCAGTACCGTGTGCTGGCCGCTTTCGGCATGGCTGGTCGAAAGCATCGGTTGGCGCACAACCTGTCTGGTCTATGCAGGCATCCACATCTTCGGAACGCTGCCGCTATGCTGGTGGGCCTTGCCGCATGTTTCCGCCGCGCACTCAGCAAGGATGCATAAACCAGTGCGGCCATCGGAAGTCGGCTTGCGTCGTGCCGATATAAGGTTCCTCTGTATCGTCATCGCAGGCGTCACGCTGACTCTTCTCGCGACCATCTGGTCCATTCACATGGTGACGATCTTGACCGCCGGGGGCTACACCACGGCCGCAGCGATCGCGGTCGGTACTTTGATCGGGCCATCCCAAGTCGGTGCCCGCGTTATTGAAATGATGGGCGGGGGTCGACATCATCCGATATGGACGATGATCGCGGCGACTGCGCTCGTGTTCGTCGGTTTCATGGGCCTACAGATGGGATTTCCAGCTGCCGCCGCTCTCGTTGCATACGGGGCCGGAAATGGCCTTTGGTCCATCGCGCGCGGCGCTCTTCCGCTCGCGCTCTACGGTCCGGACCAATATGCCGCTCTAATGGGACGCTTGGCTCGCCCTATGCTGTTGGCTGGCGCCGCCGCCCCGACGCTTGGGGCATTGCTCATTGACAAGGTCGGCTCCGAAACGACAATGGTCCTGCTTGCCGCGACTGCCGTCCTCCCTTTCGCGATGGCGTTGTTGATCCATGTAGACTTGATGCGGGAGCGGCGCAGCGCAGAATTCCCGTAG
- a CDS encoding ArsR/SmtB family transcription factor, translated as MNIETASRQLDALGNATRLRIYRTLVRAGESGAPVGRVQDSLGLPASTLSHHLKKLLDVGLIRQERSGNTLHCHAEYPAMKALVGFLIDECCVDEDATGK; from the coding sequence ATGAACATCGAAACAGCCTCCCGCCAACTCGATGCCCTCGGCAACGCGACGCGTCTGCGTATCTACCGGACTCTGGTGCGCGCCGGTGAAAGCGGCGCTCCGGTCGGTCGGGTGCAGGATTCCCTTGGGCTTCCGGCATCTACCCTGTCGCATCATCTGAAAAAGCTGCTCGATGTCGGTCTGATCCGACAGGAGCGCAGCGGCAACACGCTCCACTGCCACGCCGAATATCCGGCGATGAAGGCGTTGGTGGGCTTCCTGATCGACGAGTGCTGCGTAGATGAAGACGCAACAGGCAAATGA
- a CDS encoding SulP family inorganic anion transporter has product MISISEYRQQWFGNIRGDVLAGIVVALALIPEAIAFSIIAGVDPKVGLYASFSIAVLIAFTGGRPGMISAATAATAVLMVTLVRDHGLEYLLAATVLAGLLQIGAGLLKLGRFMRYVSKSVMTGFVNALAILIFMAQLPELNPANEGVTWLTYALVAAGLAIIYLFPRLTKAVPSPLVTIVVLTALVVAMGWDVRTVGDMGALPATLPVFLIPNIPLTFETLVVIFPYSAAVAIVGLLESLMTQNIVDDLTDTKSNRNQECIGQGIANTCTGFIGGMAGCAMIGQSIINVKSGGRGRLSAFTAGVVLLILVVGLGDLVARIPMPALVAIMIMVSIGTFSWSSIKALTVHPRSSSIVMLATVATVVYTHNLAIGVLVGVLLSGIFFAGKIAQLFRISSTLSEDGRVRTYVLEGQLFYGSTEDFANAFDFGEAPERVVIDVSRAHIWDISSVQALDMAILKFRREGADVEVIGMNAASETLVDKLAIHDKPGAMEKLMGH; this is encoded by the coding sequence ATGATCTCTATTTCTGAATACCGACAGCAATGGTTCGGTAACATCCGCGGCGACGTGCTCGCGGGCATCGTCGTCGCGTTGGCGCTGATCCCCGAGGCGATCGCGTTCTCTATCATAGCAGGTGTGGATCCCAAGGTTGGTCTCTACGCCTCCTTCTCCATCGCAGTGCTCATCGCCTTCACTGGTGGTCGGCCCGGCATGATTTCTGCTGCAACAGCCGCCACGGCAGTGCTCATGGTAACCTTGGTCCGTGACCACGGGCTGGAATATCTTCTGGCCGCGACGGTGCTTGCCGGACTTCTGCAAATCGGAGCCGGGCTCCTGAAGCTTGGGCGCTTCATGCGCTACGTCTCCAAATCAGTCATGACCGGGTTCGTGAATGCTCTGGCAATCCTGATCTTCATGGCCCAGCTCCCCGAGCTGAACCCCGCCAACGAGGGGGTCACCTGGTTGACCTACGCGCTTGTGGCCGCAGGGCTCGCGATCATCTATCTTTTCCCGCGCCTGACAAAAGCGGTGCCCTCTCCGTTGGTCACTATCGTCGTTCTGACAGCCTTGGTGGTTGCCATGGGCTGGGACGTGCGAACCGTGGGCGACATGGGCGCGCTGCCGGCCACGCTGCCAGTATTTCTGATCCCGAACATACCTCTGACCTTTGAAACGCTTGTGGTCATTTTCCCTTATTCCGCAGCTGTCGCGATTGTGGGGTTGCTGGAAAGTCTGATGACCCAGAACATCGTCGATGACCTGACGGACACCAAATCGAACCGAAACCAGGAGTGCATCGGCCAGGGCATCGCGAACACCTGCACCGGTTTCATTGGCGGGATGGCTGGCTGTGCAATGATCGGCCAATCGATCATCAACGTGAAGTCCGGAGGCCGTGGACGTCTCTCGGCGTTCACGGCCGGCGTCGTGCTGTTGATCCTTGTGGTGGGGCTTGGAGACCTCGTCGCCCGCATCCCGATGCCCGCGCTGGTCGCCATCATGATCATGGTCTCGATCGGAACCTTCTCATGGTCTTCCATCAAAGCTTTGACGGTGCATCCGCGCTCGTCTTCGATCGTCATGCTCGCGACCGTGGCGACGGTGGTTTACACGCACAACCTGGCGATCGGCGTTTTGGTTGGCGTGCTGCTTTCGGGAATCTTCTTTGCGGGCAAAATCGCGCAACTCTTCCGTATCTCGTCGACCCTTTCGGAGGATGGGCGAGTCAGGACCTATGTTCTGGAGGGACAGCTTTTCTACGGCTCGACCGAAGATTTCGCCAACGCATTCGACTTCGGCGAAGCGCCAGAGCGCGTGGTGATCGACGTCAGTCGCGCTCATATCTGGGACATCAGCTCGGTCCAGGCTCTCGACATGGCCATTCTCAAGTTTCGCCGTGAAGGCGCAGACGTTGAGGTAATTGGCATGAATGCCGCATCCGAGACGTTAGTCGACAAGCTCGCCATCCACGACAAACCTGGGGCGATGGAAAAGTTGATGGGGCATTGA
- the arsJ gene encoding organoarsenical effux MFS transporter ArsJ — protein MLTDGALRMLVLLHFHTLGFSAVQLAYLFILYEVAGMITNLAAGWIALRFGLTSTLYAGLGLQVVALLALAQLDPGWSIAASVAFVMCVQGLSGVAKDLAKMSSKSAVKLLAPSGDGGLFRWVAVLTGSKNAVKGLGFLLGAALLAVFGFDWAVLGMAIVLGVILVAVVLFMPSGLPKGKKGTKFSEVFSKSANINWLSAARVFLFGARDVWFVVGIPIYFYAVLSDGTEDGNRAAFFMIGTFMAVWVILYGMVQASAPKILRAASRPEGELIQAARGWALALFVVPAALTVAVAFSPAPQTWLTVTLVVGLLAFGALFAVNSSLHSYLILAFSKSERVTMDVGFYYMANAGGRLIGTLLSGLTYQIGGLTLVMGTAAVMVVLAAVTSGRLTDQTNKVSA, from the coding sequence ATGCTGACAGATGGCGCGCTCAGGATGCTGGTGCTGCTCCATTTCCACACGCTGGGCTTCAGTGCGGTGCAGCTGGCCTACCTGTTCATCCTCTACGAAGTCGCCGGGATGATCACCAACCTCGCGGCTGGCTGGATCGCCCTGCGCTTTGGCCTGACCTCGACCCTCTATGCCGGACTCGGGTTGCAGGTGGTCGCGCTGCTTGCGCTGGCGCAGCTTGATCCAGGCTGGAGTATTGCGGCCTCGGTGGCCTTCGTGATGTGCGTCCAAGGGCTTTCGGGCGTGGCCAAGGACCTCGCCAAGATGTCCTCGAAATCGGCGGTGAAACTGCTGGCCCCTTCGGGCGATGGCGGACTGTTTCGCTGGGTCGCGGTCCTCACCGGCTCGAAGAACGCCGTGAAGGGGCTGGGCTTCCTGCTCGGCGCCGCGCTCCTAGCGGTCTTCGGCTTCGACTGGGCCGTGCTGGGCATGGCCATCGTCCTCGGCGTGATCCTCGTCGCGGTCGTGCTGTTCATGCCTTCGGGTCTGCCCAAGGGCAAGAAGGGCACCAAGTTTTCCGAGGTCTTCTCGAAATCGGCCAACATCAACTGGCTGTCGGCGGCGCGCGTGTTCCTGTTCGGTGCGCGCGACGTCTGGTTCGTCGTGGGCATCCCGATCTACTTCTATGCGGTCCTGTCGGACGGGACCGAAGATGGCAACCGCGCGGCCTTCTTCATGATCGGCACCTTCATGGCGGTCTGGGTCATCCTCTACGGGATGGTGCAGGCCAGCGCACCGAAGATCCTGCGCGCGGCGAGCCGCCCAGAGGGCGAGCTGATCCAAGCGGCCCGAGGCTGGGCTCTTGCGCTCTTCGTCGTGCCAGCCGCGCTGACAGTAGCCGTGGCATTCTCGCCTGCGCCGCAGACCTGGCTGACGGTGACGTTGGTCGTGGGCCTGCTGGCCTTCGGCGCACTGTTTGCCGTGAACTCCTCGCTCCACTCCTACCTGATCCTCGCCTTCTCGAAATCCGAGCGGGTCACGATGGATGTGGGCTTTTACTACATGGCCAATGCGGGTGGTCGTCTGATCGGCACGCTCCTGTCCGGCCTGACTTACCAGATCGGCGGGTTGACCCTCGTCATGGGCACGGCGGCGGTCATGGTCGTCCTGGCGGCCGTGACCTCGGGACGCCTGACCGATCAGACGAATAAGGTGTCTGCATGA
- a CDS encoding universal stress protein produces MDKILTLLDGSAYSESVCHHTAWIAQKLGAGVEAMHVLGRREGAASTDLSGALKLGARSELLKELAELDAQRAKVAQAKGHALLEDAKQILERDGVPVVNLRLRKGDLLDAVRELEGDIRAITIGKRGEGADFASGHLGSNLERIVRTSKVPVFVASREFRPISKVLLAYDGSASAKVAVDRMASSPVFVGLDITVLCIGPDQARAQAIADDATTKLRSSKLNAAARTASGAPEEVLQELAAAEGFDLLVMGAYGHSRVRHLIVGSTTTAMIQSVKIPVLLYR; encoded by the coding sequence ATGGACAAGATACTCACTCTTCTCGACGGATCGGCTTACTCAGAGAGCGTCTGTCACCATACGGCATGGATTGCGCAAAAGCTCGGCGCAGGCGTCGAAGCGATGCACGTCTTGGGACGGCGCGAGGGAGCTGCTTCCACCGATCTTTCCGGAGCGCTGAAACTTGGTGCGCGCAGCGAGCTTCTGAAAGAGCTCGCCGAGCTGGATGCGCAGCGCGCGAAAGTTGCCCAAGCCAAAGGTCACGCCCTGCTCGAGGATGCAAAACAGATCCTTGAAAGGGACGGTGTTCCTGTCGTGAACCTGCGTCTCCGGAAGGGAGACCTTCTGGATGCGGTGCGCGAACTGGAAGGCGACATCCGCGCCATCACCATTGGCAAGCGTGGCGAAGGTGCCGATTTCGCCTCTGGTCACCTCGGGTCAAACCTTGAACGCATCGTGCGGACTTCCAAAGTCCCGGTCTTCGTCGCGTCTCGAGAATTTCGCCCGATCTCGAAGGTTCTGCTGGCGTATGACGGCAGTGCGAGCGCGAAGGTCGCCGTTGATCGCATGGCGTCGAGCCCTGTCTTCGTTGGACTCGACATTACTGTTCTTTGCATCGGTCCGGATCAGGCCCGCGCTCAGGCGATCGCTGACGACGCAACTACCAAGCTTCGCTCGTCAAAGCTCAACGCTGCCGCGCGTACCGCCTCCGGGGCGCCTGAAGAGGTCCTGCAGGAACTGGCGGCAGCGGAGGGTTTTGATCTTCTGGTCATGGGTGCATACGGCCACAGCCGCGTCAGGCATCTCATCGTTGGGTCCACAACCACGGCAATGATCCAATCGGTGAAGATCCCCGTCCTGCTTTATAGGTGA